The following are from one region of the Mycolicibacterium diernhoferi genome:
- a CDS encoding ABC transporter permease, with translation MKLLPPALTTAALLVTWELLSLSGVFPPELPPVSTVAAWLLANLTTADLWTVMGLTLMHWGAALTVGIVAGTAIGAAMASIPAVNELLIGTVEFFRPIPVVVYLPIMLLLFGARPQVVVILAAVAATWPVLLQTLYGIKAVDPVTVDTARVYGLTALQRLAWVTVPSALPFFGTGVRIASSITLLAVIAVELIGAVPGLGNTLNTYAANGIYAATYGVIVLTGLLGVLLNAVFERLEHRALRWHPAHRVVTI, from the coding sequence ATGAAGCTCTTGCCGCCCGCACTCACCACCGCGGCGTTGCTCGTGACGTGGGAATTGCTCTCGCTCAGTGGGGTATTCCCACCAGAGCTCCCACCGGTCTCCACGGTCGCGGCCTGGCTGCTGGCCAACCTCACCACCGCAGATCTGTGGACCGTGATGGGACTGACCTTGATGCACTGGGGCGCCGCTCTGACCGTCGGGATCGTGGCCGGCACGGCGATCGGCGCCGCCATGGCGTCCATACCGGCAGTCAACGAACTGTTGATCGGCACCGTGGAGTTCTTCCGCCCCATTCCCGTAGTGGTGTATCTGCCCATCATGCTGTTGCTGTTCGGGGCACGACCCCAGGTCGTGGTCATCCTGGCAGCGGTGGCCGCCACCTGGCCGGTCCTGTTACAAACCCTCTACGGGATCAAAGCCGTCGACCCGGTGACCGTGGACACCGCACGCGTCTACGGATTGACGGCGCTGCAGCGGCTCGCGTGGGTCACCGTGCCCAGTGCGCTGCCCTTCTTCGGCACGGGCGTGCGCATTGCGTCGTCCATCACCCTGCTCGCGGTCATCGCCGTCGAACTGATCGGCGCCGTCCCCGGGCTGGGTAACACGCTGAACACCTACGCCGCCAACGGAATCTACGCTGCGACCTACGGGGTGATCGTTTTGACCGGACTACTGGGGGTACTGCTGAATGCGGTGTTCGAACGACTGGAACACCGCGCGCTGCGGTGGCACCCCGCACACCGGGTGGTCACGATATGA
- a CDS encoding SDR family oxidoreductase, whose translation MTTTRQIDRRVAIVLGGSGGIGRAVSERLAADGMAVVVHYKTGSSRATDTVQRITEAGGEATAIGGDVADEHDMAALFERTVARYGGIDVVVNTAGIMVLTPVADLDLADFDRMHRINVRGTVVVTQLAVRHLRSGGALVNFSTSITRLQTPNYAAYAASKGAVEAMTLVTAREMRGRDITVNTIAPGPTATPLFLADKSKELVDHIAGLSPMERIGSPADVAASVAALAGPARWVNGQIVFVNGGAV comes from the coding sequence ATGACAACGACCAGGCAGATCGACCGACGGGTGGCTATCGTCCTCGGCGGGTCCGGCGGTATCGGACGCGCGGTCAGTGAGCGGCTGGCCGCCGACGGGATGGCCGTCGTGGTGCACTACAAGACCGGTTCCAGCCGTGCCACGGATACCGTCCAGCGCATCACCGAGGCCGGCGGCGAAGCCACGGCCATCGGTGGCGATGTTGCCGATGAGCACGATATGGCAGCACTTTTCGAGCGGACCGTCGCCCGCTACGGCGGCATCGACGTCGTGGTGAACACCGCGGGCATCATGGTGCTGACCCCGGTCGCCGACCTCGACTTGGCCGATTTCGACCGGATGCACCGCATCAACGTCCGCGGAACCGTCGTCGTCACCCAACTCGCGGTGCGGCATCTGCGCAGTGGTGGCGCGCTGGTCAACTTTTCGACGTCCATCACCCGATTGCAGACGCCGAACTACGCCGCCTACGCCGCGTCCAAAGGTGCGGTGGAAGCCATGACCCTGGTGACCGCCCGGGAGATGCGTGGCCGCGATATCACCGTCAACACCATCGCACCCGGGCCTACCGCCACACCGCTGTTCCTGGCGGATAAATCGAAGGAACTCGTCGACCATATCGCCGGGTTGTCCCCGATGGAACGCATCGGCTCACCCGCCGATGTCGCCGCATCCGTGGCGGCTCTCGCCGGTCCTGCCCGATGGGTCAACGGACAAATCGTGTTCGTCAACGGCGGTGCAGTATGA
- a CDS encoding ABC transporter substrate-binding protein, whose protein sequence is MRRHGTLCAAVAAVGLTVSGCSTDLGRVEVTESGLTRLAVDYSPTAVNAQLTLGVNRGIFADHGLEIVQVPGAGASAASVALLLNGQIQLAVSEITAIPTAVAAGFPIEVVTSLATDYRSPQGDAFSVVVADDSPIRSFADLPGHTVAVNGLRSFFDLTVLESVRRSGGDPDRVSVVAVPFEDQVAALRQGRVDAVSTLEPFAGQLLRSGFRTLGNPATTALGPRSVATVLMGSKEFVDRNPEVMHRFLAALQEATEYANNHPAEVRQTISDTTGAPPETVAALPVPWFITGIERRAAALTTRLMVDYGRIDSAPEVDDFTWSQSPDATDVANPPRDLQVTG, encoded by the coding sequence ATGAGGCGCCACGGAACTTTATGTGCCGCAGTGGCGGCGGTCGGCCTCACCGTCAGTGGCTGTTCGACCGATCTCGGCCGGGTCGAGGTCACCGAGTCCGGACTGACCCGACTGGCCGTCGACTACAGTCCGACGGCAGTCAACGCCCAGCTGACGCTCGGCGTCAACCGCGGAATCTTCGCCGACCACGGTCTCGAAATCGTGCAGGTCCCTGGGGCCGGAGCCAGCGCGGCCAGCGTCGCGCTGCTCCTCAACGGCCAGATCCAGTTGGCAGTCAGTGAGATCACGGCGATCCCCACCGCAGTCGCAGCCGGCTTTCCGATCGAGGTCGTCACCTCGCTGGCCACCGATTACCGCTCGCCGCAAGGCGATGCATTCTCGGTGGTGGTCGCCGACGACAGCCCGATCCGATCCTTTGCAGACCTACCCGGCCACACCGTGGCCGTCAACGGTCTGCGCAGCTTCTTCGACCTGACCGTCCTGGAGTCGGTGCGCCGTTCCGGCGGTGACCCCGACCGGGTCTCCGTGGTGGCCGTGCCGTTCGAAGATCAGGTCGCAGCTCTTCGGCAGGGCCGGGTCGACGCAGTCAGCACACTCGAGCCGTTCGCCGGGCAGTTGCTGCGTAGCGGGTTCCGTACCTTGGGAAACCCCGCGACAACCGCCCTGGGCCCACGCAGTGTCGCCACGGTGTTGATGGGTTCCAAGGAGTTCGTCGACCGCAACCCCGAGGTGATGCACCGCTTCCTGGCCGCCCTGCAGGAAGCGACCGAGTACGCCAACAACCACCCGGCCGAGGTTCGGCAGACGATCAGTGACACGACAGGTGCGCCCCCGGAAACCGTCGCTGCACTGCCGGTGCCATGGTTCATCACCGGCATCGAACGCCGCGCTGCCGCGCTCACCACCCGACTGATGGTCGATTACGGGCGCATTGACAGTGCACCCGAAGTCGACGATTTCACCTGGTCGCAGTCCCCTGATGCCACCGACGTCGCGAATCCGCCACGCGATCTGCAGGTGACGGGGTGA
- a CDS encoding acetyl-CoA C-acetyltransferase, producing the protein MSEAFIYEAIRTPRGKQRGGALNEIKPVNLVVGLIDEIRVRFPDLDENLISDLILGVVSPVGDQGGDIARTAGLVAGLPETTGGFQLNRFCASGLEAVNLGAQKVRSGWDDLVLAGGVESMSRVPMGADGGAWAGDPDTNYRIGFVPQGIGADLIATIEGFSREDVDAYAARSQERAAAAWSGGYFAKSVVPVRDQNGLVVLDHDEHMRPGSTVESLGKLKTAFDGIGAMGGFDDVALQKYHFVEKINHVHTGGNSSGIVDGAALVLIGSEEAGKSQGLTPRARIVATATSGADPVIMLTGPTPATKKVLDRAGLTVDDIDLFELNEAFASVVLKFQKDLNIPDEKLNVNGGAIAMGHPLGATGAMITGTMVDELERRGAKRALITLCVGGGMGVATIIERV; encoded by the coding sequence ATGTCCGAAGCCTTCATCTACGAGGCGATCCGCACCCCGCGCGGTAAGCAGCGTGGCGGCGCCCTCAACGAGATCAAGCCCGTCAACCTGGTTGTCGGCCTGATCGACGAGATCCGGGTCCGGTTCCCCGACCTGGACGAGAACCTGATCAGCGACCTGATCCTCGGTGTGGTCTCCCCGGTGGGCGATCAGGGCGGCGACATCGCCCGCACCGCCGGCCTGGTGGCCGGTCTGCCCGAGACCACCGGCGGCTTCCAGCTCAACCGGTTCTGCGCGTCGGGCCTGGAGGCTGTCAACCTGGGCGCCCAGAAGGTGCGTTCGGGCTGGGACGACCTGGTGCTCGCCGGTGGCGTCGAGTCGATGAGCCGCGTCCCGATGGGCGCCGACGGCGGCGCCTGGGCCGGTGACCCCGACACCAACTACCGCATCGGCTTCGTCCCGCAGGGCATCGGCGCCGACCTGATCGCCACCATCGAGGGCTTCTCCCGCGAGGACGTCGACGCCTACGCCGCCCGCAGCCAGGAACGCGCCGCGGCGGCATGGTCGGGCGGCTACTTCGCCAAGTCGGTCGTGCCGGTCCGCGATCAGAACGGCCTGGTCGTGCTGGACCACGACGAGCACATGCGTCCCGGCTCCACCGTGGAGAGCCTGGGCAAGCTCAAGACCGCGTTCGACGGTATCGGCGCGATGGGCGGCTTCGACGACGTGGCGCTGCAGAAGTACCACTTCGTGGAGAAGATCAACCACGTCCACACCGGCGGTAACAGCTCGGGCATCGTCGACGGCGCCGCCCTGGTGCTGATCGGCTCCGAGGAGGCCGGCAAGTCGCAGGGCCTGACCCCGCGCGCCCGCATCGTGGCCACCGCCACCTCCGGCGCCGACCCGGTCATCATGCTGACCGGCCCGACCCCGGCGACCAAGAAGGTGCTCGACCGCGCCGGGCTGACCGTCGATGACATCGACCTGTTCGAGCTGAACGAGGCGTTCGCCTCGGTGGTGCTGAAGTTCCAGAAGGATCTGAACATCCCGGACGAGAAGCTCAACGTCAACGGTGGTGCCATCGCGATGGGCCACCCGCTGGGCGCCACCGGCGCCATGATCACCGGAACCATGGTCGACGAGCTCGAGCGTCGTGGCGCGAAGCGTGCGCTGATCACGCTGTGCGTCGGCGGCGGCATGGGCGTGGCCACCATCATCGAGCGCGTCTAG
- a CDS encoding ABC transporter ATP-binding protein: MLSVKNIHRTYGTGNQQVEAIRDLSLDADAGEFVCIVGPSGAGKTTLLKCLSGLMTPTTGTVVLDGELVTEPPEKMASVFQDYSRSLMPWLTVDRNVALPLRNKFPSPADRKQRVARALDEVGLTGFGTRYPWQLSGGMQQRVAIARGLAYQPEILLLDEPFASVDAQTRADLEDLVQQVQIATGVTMVLVTHDIDEAVYLGDRIVVMSARPSVVLETVPVDLPRPRNQLTTKALPQFAELRAHVLSLVRS; this comes from the coding sequence ATGCTGTCCGTCAAGAACATCCACCGGACCTACGGAACAGGAAACCAGCAGGTCGAAGCGATCCGTGACCTCAGCCTGGACGCCGACGCCGGGGAATTCGTCTGCATTGTCGGGCCGTCCGGGGCGGGTAAGACCACGCTGCTGAAGTGCCTGAGTGGCCTGATGACGCCGACGACAGGCACTGTCGTACTCGACGGTGAGCTCGTCACCGAGCCGCCGGAGAAAATGGCCTCGGTGTTCCAGGATTACAGTCGCTCGCTGATGCCGTGGCTGACCGTCGACCGTAACGTTGCCCTGCCGCTGCGCAACAAGTTCCCGTCGCCGGCCGACCGTAAGCAGCGGGTGGCCAGGGCGCTCGACGAGGTGGGGTTGACCGGGTTCGGCACCCGCTACCCGTGGCAGCTCTCCGGCGGCATGCAGCAGCGGGTGGCAATCGCCCGCGGCCTGGCCTACCAACCCGAGATACTGCTGCTCGACGAGCCTTTCGCGTCAGTCGACGCCCAAACGCGGGCCGACCTGGAGGACCTCGTTCAGCAGGTGCAGATCGCCACCGGTGTCACCATGGTGCTGGTCACCCATGACATCGACGAAGCGGTGTACCTCGGCGACCGCATCGTGGTGATGTCGGCCAGACCGAGCGTAGTGCTGGAAACGGTGCCGGTGGATTTGCCCAGGCCCCGCAACCAACTCACCACCAAGGCTCTTCCACAGTTCGCCGAACTGCGGGCACACGTTCTGAGCCTGGTCAGGAGTTGA
- a CDS encoding TetR/AcrR family transcriptional regulator gives MSGNPSKAEVDPPERILRAAAEILAADGREAVSTRAVSARANVQSPTIYRHFGDMRQLLDAAASRSLADYLATKRSRPHTDDPVEDLRTGWNTHVEFGLRNPHVYTVLYGDPRPGATPQGVAEGEAILLGLVRRIAEAGRLRVGVERAAAMMHSACRGVTITLLSTPAPERDPDLSAATREAILTSITTGAETADTTGVGPRAVALKALLDPPPAALTAAEVTLLAEWLDRLTARA, from the coding sequence ATGAGCGGCAACCCGAGTAAGGCAGAGGTGGATCCCCCGGAGCGAATCCTGCGGGCTGCCGCCGAGATCCTGGCCGCCGACGGGCGCGAGGCCGTGTCCACCCGCGCCGTCAGCGCCAGAGCCAACGTGCAGTCGCCGACGATCTACCGACATTTCGGCGATATGCGACAACTACTCGACGCGGCAGCCAGCCGTAGCCTGGCGGACTATCTGGCCACCAAGCGGAGCCGCCCACACACTGACGACCCGGTGGAGGATCTGCGCACCGGCTGGAACACCCATGTCGAATTCGGCCTGCGCAATCCGCACGTCTATACCGTGCTCTACGGCGACCCCCGGCCGGGCGCGACCCCACAGGGGGTCGCCGAAGGTGAGGCCATTCTGCTCGGACTGGTCCGACGGATCGCCGAGGCCGGCCGCCTGCGGGTCGGCGTGGAACGTGCTGCCGCGATGATGCATTCGGCGTGCCGGGGCGTGACCATCACCCTGCTCTCGACGCCCGCCCCCGAACGCGACCCAGACCTGTCGGCGGCGACCCGAGAGGCGATCCTGACATCGATCACCACTGGCGCCGAGACCGCCGACACCACCGGTGTCGGACCCCGCGCAGTCGCCCTGAAGGCCCTGCTGGACCCACCGCCGGCTGCGCTCACCGCCGCCGAGGTCACGCTTCTCGCGGAGTGGCTGGACCGGCTGACCGCCCGAGCTTGA
- a CDS encoding PQQ-dependent sugar dehydrogenase, translated as MTTRWMPTVIATLALTTGCGQAPTNPVPSIGQVTELATGLRMPWGLTFLPDSSALVSSRDTGEIHRISPDGRTVTPVGVVTDVPQTAEGGLLGLASSPDFAVNRTVFAYVSGEPSNRVVALEFDRSVSSFTVGPAIIDGIATGNRHHGGRLTFDPDDNLWVGTGDAFNGSYAQDPTSLNGKVLRVRADGSPAVGNPFGTPVFSIGHRNVQGIAFGPDGTVYASEFGHRTWDEVNVLRPGANYGWPVAEGSDGDLGENPIVTIHPDDASPSGLAYAGGSLWMAGLRGQRLWQIPVSGGRTAGDPVAHFTGEWGRIRTVEVAPDGALWLLTSNTDEATWGGTEPRPGDDRLLRLELRGS; from the coding sequence ATGACGACCAGATGGATGCCGACGGTCATCGCAACGTTGGCCCTGACCACCGGATGTGGGCAAGCACCGACGAATCCAGTTCCGTCGATCGGGCAGGTCACCGAACTCGCCACCGGTCTGCGGATGCCGTGGGGACTAACCTTCCTGCCCGACTCCTCGGCGCTGGTGTCGAGCCGCGACACCGGCGAGATCCACCGGATCTCCCCCGACGGCCGCACCGTCACACCGGTCGGGGTCGTGACCGACGTGCCGCAGACTGCCGAAGGCGGTCTGCTCGGCTTGGCGAGCTCACCCGATTTCGCGGTTAATCGGACCGTCTTCGCCTATGTCTCAGGAGAACCCAGCAACCGAGTGGTGGCGCTGGAGTTCGACAGGTCGGTGTCCTCGTTCACCGTCGGCCCGGCGATCATCGACGGTATCGCCACGGGCAATCGCCATCACGGTGGCCGCCTGACCTTCGACCCGGACGACAACCTGTGGGTCGGCACCGGGGACGCCTTCAACGGGTCATATGCTCAGGACCCCACGTCACTGAACGGGAAGGTATTGCGGGTACGCGCCGATGGGTCCCCCGCCGTCGGCAATCCCTTTGGCACACCCGTTTTCTCGATCGGTCACCGCAACGTCCAAGGCATCGCGTTCGGGCCAGACGGGACGGTGTACGCCTCGGAGTTCGGGCACCGCACCTGGGATGAGGTCAACGTGCTGCGCCCCGGGGCGAACTACGGCTGGCCGGTCGCCGAAGGCAGCGACGGTGACCTCGGGGAGAATCCGATCGTCACCATCCATCCAGACGACGCATCCCCGTCGGGACTGGCCTACGCCGGCGGCTCGCTGTGGATGGCGGGTCTTCGGGGCCAGCGGCTCTGGCAGATCCCGGTGTCCGGCGGTCGCACCGCCGGAGACCCCGTCGCGCACTTCACCGGCGAATGGGGACGGATCCGCACCGTCGAGGTGGCCCCGGACGGGGCGCTGTGGTTGCTGACCTCGAACACCGACGAGGCCACCTGGGGTGGTACCGAACCGCGGCCCGGTGATGACCGGCTGCTCCGGCTGGAACTGCGCGGGTCCTGA
- a CDS encoding MarR family winged helix-turn-helix transcriptional regulator codes for MDEPRWLTLPEKEAWTGLVSLMLLLPNKLESPLREVDLTLFEYLVLSHISEAPDRRIRMSDLAFLASGSLSRLSNVVKRFEARGWATRSPDPEDGRYTLASLTDTGYALVAEAAPIHVRAVRELVLDPLTATDLAALTRIAAKLRVVPPGLETKPG; via the coding sequence ATGGACGAGCCCCGTTGGCTGACCCTGCCGGAGAAAGAGGCGTGGACCGGTCTGGTCTCCCTAATGCTGTTGCTGCCCAACAAACTCGAATCCCCGCTGCGCGAGGTCGACCTGACCCTGTTCGAGTACCTGGTGCTCAGCCACATCTCCGAGGCCCCGGATCGCCGGATCCGGATGAGCGACTTGGCCTTCCTGGCCAGCGGCTCGCTGTCGCGGCTGTCCAACGTGGTCAAGAGGTTCGAGGCACGCGGCTGGGCGACCCGGTCCCCGGATCCCGAGGACGGCCGCTACACCCTCGCCTCGCTCACCGACACCGGGTACGCCCTGGTGGCCGAGGCGGCACCGATCCATGTGCGGGCCGTGCGCGAGCTCGTCCTGGACCCGCTGACCGCCACCGACCTGGCCGCGCTGACCCGGATCGCGGCGAAACTACGGGTGGTGCCGCCCGGGCTGGAGACCAAACCGGGTTAG
- a CDS encoding zinc-binding dehydrogenase produces MRAIVFDPDAPRRFAFAEVAEPVPTRPEELLIEVRAISLNFGEVSHADNADGIGSVPGWDSAGVVLTAAADGSGPPVGTRVAGLGWSGGWAQRRVLNSANVAVLPDDVDFETAAALPVAGVTAVQTIRGLGPVLGRRVLITGASGGVGRVAVQLASRAGAHVIAAVGSPQRGAGLAELGAGEVVVGLDGVAPVHGVLEHVGGTMLAEAFHLLLDGGTLIATGSASGPQTTIDFEAERMMLKRTTIKSFMVSWPVGEDLQYVVDLAGRGQLDPQIGLRDSWENLDGAIDALLGRRVPGKVALTLG; encoded by the coding sequence ATGCGGGCCATCGTCTTCGACCCGGATGCGCCCCGCCGCTTCGCGTTCGCAGAGGTTGCAGAACCGGTGCCGACGCGACCGGAGGAACTGCTGATCGAGGTCCGGGCCATCTCGCTGAACTTCGGCGAGGTCAGTCACGCCGACAACGCCGACGGGATCGGCTCCGTCCCGGGCTGGGACAGCGCCGGGGTCGTGCTCACGGCCGCGGCAGACGGATCCGGTCCGCCGGTGGGCACCCGGGTGGCCGGCCTGGGCTGGTCCGGCGGGTGGGCGCAGCGACGGGTGCTGAACTCGGCGAACGTGGCGGTGCTGCCGGACGATGTCGACTTCGAGACCGCGGCCGCACTGCCGGTCGCGGGGGTGACCGCCGTGCAGACCATCCGCGGGCTGGGCCCGGTGCTCGGGCGGCGGGTGCTCATCACCGGGGCCTCGGGCGGGGTCGGCCGGGTGGCCGTGCAGCTGGCTTCGCGGGCCGGGGCACACGTGATCGCCGCGGTGGGCAGCCCGCAGCGGGGCGCCGGTCTGGCCGAACTCGGAGCGGGTGAGGTCGTGGTCGGGCTCGACGGTGTGGCGCCGGTACACGGTGTGCTCGAGCATGTCGGCGGCACCATGCTCGCCGAGGCGTTCCATCTGCTGCTCGACGGCGGAACGCTGATCGCCACCGGCTCGGCGTCCGGGCCGCAGACCACGATCGACTTCGAGGCCGAACGAATGATGTTGAAGCGCACCACAATCAAATCGTTCATGGTCTCCTGGCCGGTCGGGGAGGATCTGCAGTACGTCGTCGATCTGGCCGGACGCGGACAACTGGACCCCCAGATCGGCCTGCGTGACTCCTGGGAGAACCTGGACGGCGCCATCGATGCGCTGCTGGGCCGGCGGGTACCCGGCAAGGTTGCGCTCACGCTGGGCTGA
- a CDS encoding alkene reductase yields MIDQTYRLPSDAKLLTPVRVGAIEATNRIFMAPLTRSRAQSDGTPSDLAAEYYAQRACAGLIVSEATAICEQANGAYMFTPGIYTDRQQGVWAEIAEAVHARGGKMFVQLWHVGRMAHPEISGFETVAPSAIAADMVAHTPSGKQALPVPRALRVDEITSIVEQFRCAARRAVDAGMDGVEIHAANGYLLHEFLSDATNVRTDAYGGTPENRARLTAEVIEAVAEEIGPDRVGVRISPGGTAGDMRENDPVSTYEALLNRIAGLGIAYLHVLIDPSSQTFGAIRALWSGTVVLNTGRDRDTDFRELEGLAEWGAVSAVAVGRAYLANPDLIDRLLLGAGLNEPDESTFYASGPAGYIDYPALAGLEGSRTA; encoded by the coding sequence GTGATCGACCAGACCTACCGCCTCCCGTCAGATGCCAAACTTCTCACCCCGGTGCGCGTCGGTGCGATCGAGGCGACGAATCGGATCTTCATGGCGCCGCTGACCCGGTCGCGCGCCCAATCCGACGGCACCCCATCGGATCTGGCGGCCGAGTACTACGCCCAGCGTGCCTGCGCCGGCCTCATCGTCAGCGAGGCCACCGCCATCTGCGAACAGGCCAACGGCGCCTACATGTTCACCCCGGGCATCTACACCGACCGGCAGCAGGGCGTATGGGCCGAGATCGCCGAAGCGGTGCACGCCCGGGGCGGGAAGATGTTCGTCCAGCTGTGGCACGTCGGCCGGATGGCGCATCCGGAGATCAGCGGCTTCGAAACCGTCGCCCCGTCTGCCATCGCCGCCGACATGGTGGCCCACACCCCGTCGGGCAAGCAGGCGCTGCCGGTCCCACGGGCGCTGCGGGTCGACGAGATCACCTCGATCGTCGAGCAGTTCCGTTGCGCCGCGCGCCGCGCCGTCGACGCCGGTATGGACGGGGTGGAGATCCACGCCGCCAACGGCTACCTGCTGCACGAGTTCCTCTCCGATGCCACCAACGTGCGCACCGACGCCTACGGCGGCACGCCGGAGAACCGCGCCCGGCTGACGGCCGAGGTGATCGAGGCCGTCGCCGAGGAGATCGGCCCCGACCGGGTCGGGGTGCGCATATCGCCCGGGGGGACGGCCGGGGACATGCGCGAGAACGATCCGGTCAGCACCTACGAGGCGCTGCTGAACCGCATCGCCGGCCTGGGCATCGCCTATCTGCATGTGCTGATCGACCCGTCCTCGCAGACCTTCGGCGCGATCCGCGCGCTGTGGAGCGGCACCGTGGTGCTCAACACCGGCCGTGACCGCGACACCGATTTCCGCGAGCTGGAAGGCCTGGCCGAGTGGGGTGCGGTCAGTGCGGTGGCGGTGGGGCGGGCCTATCTGGCCAACCCGGACCTGATCGACCGGCTGCTGCTCGGGGCCGGGCTCAATGAACCCGACGAAAGCACGTTCTACGCTTCCGGGCCGGCGGGGTACATCGATTACCCCGCCCTCGCGGGCCTGGAGGGGTCCCGCACCGCCTGA
- a CDS encoding RidA family protein, which produces MHEVKERQDVEFFVTPGYGEKVLGQLHYSQAVRIGNRVEISGQGGWDDELNFPATLEEEIVTAFDNVERTLATAGATWGDVVHVNSYHVLTAPDSTFDAHNKVMTDQYRKRMGDRAPIWTETGVTALGLPQMRIEIRVTAIIEN; this is translated from the coding sequence ATGCATGAAGTGAAAGAACGTCAGGATGTGGAATTTTTCGTCACGCCGGGATATGGCGAGAAGGTGTTGGGCCAGCTGCACTACAGCCAGGCGGTCCGGATCGGGAACCGGGTGGAGATTTCCGGGCAGGGCGGCTGGGATGACGAGTTGAACTTCCCGGCGACGCTGGAGGAGGAGATCGTGACGGCGTTCGACAACGTCGAACGGACCCTGGCCACCGCCGGCGCCACCTGGGGCGATGTGGTGCACGTGAACTCGTATCACGTCCTCACCGCACCGGACTCCACGTTCGACGCGCACAACAAGGTCATGACCGATCAGTACCGCAAGCGGATGGGCGACCGGGCGCCGATCTGGACCGAGACCGGTGTCACCGCGCTCGGCCTGCCGCAGATGCGAATCGAGATCCGCGTCACCGCCATCATCGAAAACTGA
- a CDS encoding ABC transporter permease, which yields MSTMARTGLRLVIPVALVLLWWATSVGSTSPFYPPLPDVFESFGETWIFAQLSADVIPSLRRLLIALVLATATGVAAGVALGRSRRLADALNPLVQFGRSIPGTALVPISVLLFGIGDNAKIVVIGFVCLFPVLLNTVDAVRGVDPQLEDVARSFRLTRTQRLTHILLPSAAPQITAGIRTALGIGFIMMVITELYATANGIGFVTMSARNAFDIPQMWAGTVLLGLLGVTLSALFALAERRVLRWHIGMTERNH from the coding sequence ATGAGCACCATGGCGAGGACCGGCTTACGTCTCGTGATCCCGGTGGCGCTGGTCCTGCTGTGGTGGGCGACGTCGGTGGGCAGCACCTCACCCTTCTACCCGCCGCTACCCGATGTGTTCGAATCATTCGGCGAGACATGGATATTCGCTCAGCTCTCCGCCGACGTTATCCCCAGTCTTCGCCGACTGCTGATCGCTCTGGTGCTGGCAACGGCGACCGGGGTGGCCGCCGGAGTAGCACTGGGGCGTAGCCGGAGGTTGGCCGACGCCCTCAACCCACTCGTGCAGTTCGGCCGCTCCATACCCGGCACCGCCCTGGTGCCGATCAGCGTCCTGCTGTTCGGCATCGGCGACAACGCCAAGATCGTGGTCATCGGATTCGTCTGCCTGTTCCCGGTTTTGCTCAATACCGTCGACGCGGTACGCGGCGTGGACCCCCAGTTGGAGGATGTGGCCAGGAGTTTTCGGCTGACCCGGACCCAACGGCTGACACACATCCTGCTGCCATCCGCGGCACCACAGATCACCGCCGGCATCCGGACGGCGTTGGGCATCGGCTTCATCATGATGGTCATCACCGAGCTTTACGCCACGGCCAACGGCATCGGATTCGTCACCATGAGCGCGCGCAACGCGTTCGACATACCCCAGATGTGGGCAGGCACAGTGCTCCTCGGCCTTCTCGGAGTGACACTGAGCGCACTGTTCGCCCTCGCGGAGCGGCGCGTTCTGCGCTGGCATATCGGCATGACCGAAAGGAATCATTGA